TTTGTGTAGGTCAGGTCCACTAAGACCCGGACCCGAAGAGAGCAGCTGTGAATTGGGACTATCTGACGTTCATATTTAATCTCACCCCTAGCTCCGTGTATTGTCACCTAGCAACCGGGACAGAGCTGAAACTAAACTTGGCAGCAATACGTGAAGAAATCTGGGCGTGGCCGGTTCCCGGTGttctcttaaagaccaagttcactagttTTATCAacccagtggtctctagtataaatgaatgccttgtgagttgatctctgtggggaaaaaaactcccggcgctcctgtttcaggaagtagaagtgagccagggGAGAGAGGAGCAGAGTCAGCAGGATCtaaactcttatttcctgatatgcggacatctctcttctgattggctaacagcaacacgactcgaccactgactcagtttgctctgcagcgttgatgtttcatctccaaaaataacacaagcctggaggagttcagctgtgtggcggagatgctaacgctaacagctagcttctactagctgagacgttctctgctgtttcctggatgctaaaccaacaacagccttccccgtcgtgagtccagatggttaCGACCAGGTGTTGGTGAAGGACAACGGCGTAACGGAATAGGCGTGTGCAGGATGGAAATTTAAAGTCTTGTCCCTTTTCCTCAGATTCAACACAAACACTCCTCCTCTCTGAAACGTCCCACTCGGGTCTTTATTCTGTCTCGTGTCTCTCAGGGGCGTGTGGAACGTCCCGTATGTGTCCAGCGTGTACCTGGTGGAGGCCGGCGTTCTGCGATCCGACCTGAAACAGAACCAGCTTTTCACCTCCAGCAGCTTGGACCCTGACATGGCTTTCTGCCACAACGTCCGcagccaggtgtgtgtgtgtgtgcgtgtgtatgtgcatgtgcgtgcgtgtgtgtgcttgtgtacgtgtgtgtgtgcgtgcatgcctgtgtgtgtgcatgtgtgtgcgtgtatgcatgtgcgtgcatgtgtgtgtgtgcgtgtgtgcatgtgagtgcatgtgtgtgtgtgtgtgcatgtgtgtgcttgtgtacgtgtgtgtgtgcgtgcatgcgtgtgtgtgtgcatgtgtgtgcgtgtgtgcatgtgcgtgcatgtgtgtgtgtgtgtgtgtgcatgtgtgtgcgtgtgtgcatgtgagtgcatgtgtgtgcatgtgcgtgcgtgtgtgtgcttgtgtgtgtgtgcgtgtgtgtgtgtatgtgcatgtgtgtgcatgtgcgtgcgtgtgtgtgcttgtgtgtgtgtgcgtgtgtgtgtgtatgtgcatgtgtgtgtgtgcatgcatgtgtgtgtgcgtgtgcgtgcgtgcgtgcgtgtgtacatgtgtgtgtgtgtgtgtgtgtgtgtgtgtgtgtgtgtgtgcatgtgcgtgcgtgtgtgtgtgtgcgtgcgtgtgtgcatgtgtgtgtgcgtgcgtgtgcgtgcgtgcatgtgtgtgtgtgtgtgtgtgtgtgtgcatgcatgtgcgtgtatgtgtgtgtgtgtgtgtgtgtgtgtgtgtgcgtgtgtgtgtgtgtgttcagacgtCCTGTGTAACGAGAGCTTTTATCTCACAGGGAATCTTCATGTTTGTCAGCAACATGGACACGTTTGGTCGCATCCTGTCTACAGAAAACTACCGGACAGAACATCTGCACAATGACCTGTGGCAGATCTTTGAAAACCAGCAGGTGAGTTGGTCCCAGCAAGTAAACGTGTTGATGAACTGAGACGTGTCTGAGGGGGAACTGGTTTCTGTCCCAGGACTGGCAGGATCGCTACATCCATGAGAACTACACCCGGATGATGACGGACAAACTGGTGGAAAATGTGAGTTTTAATCCGACTTGAAGTCAGAGAGCCATGTTGTGCTCGCTGTTCTAACTGGTTCTGTGCATCTCCTGACCTGCAGCCTTGTCCAGATGTTTACTGGTTCCCTATTTTCACTGATGTTGCTTGTAACCATATGGTTGAGGAAATGGAGCACTTTGGGAAGTGGTCTGGAGGCGGCAACGTGGTGAGTGCCTTCAAATGATTCATCCTCAGTGGTGGCCTCgatgagccactggcagcagcaTTAACATCTCTGTCCATCTCGGTCTTTAGTTGAAGCATTACAACAAACGTTACGTTGTTTTTGTTTCCCAGGACACCAGAATCCAGGGAGGCTACGAGAACGTTCCCACCATCGACATCCATATGAATCAGATCAACTTTGAGAAGGAATGGCACAAATTCCTGCTGGAATACATTGCTCCTGTTACAGAGAAGATGTTTCCTGGTTACTACACAAAGGTGAGACGTCCAAACAGAACAgggtgtcatctgctgtgaggcctGAGATGTTCAAAAGTTCTAACCTGGTCCTCGTGTCCCAAGCAGTGGAGGCATTTTTCCAACAGCTCTACTCAGCCAAAAACAGCTTAGTACAGGGTGCAAGGTTTTAAGGTGGTCCTGTAAGACTTTAAGGTGATATGACAAGGTTTTAAGGTGGTTCTGTAAGGTTTTAAGATAGTAATACAAAGTTTTAAGGAGGTACTACAAGGTTTTAAGGTGGTCCTGTAAGGGTTTATGGTAGTACTGCAAGGTTTTAAGGTGATACTACAAGGTTTTAAGGTGGCTCTGTAAGGTTTTAAGATAGTACTACAAAGTTTTAAGGTGGTCCTGTAAGGGTTAATGGTAGTACTGCAAGGTTTAAAGGTGGTCCTACAAGGTTTTAAGGTGGCTCTGTAAGGTTTTAAGATAGTACTACAAAGTTTTAAGGTGGTCCTGTAAGGGTTAATGGTAGTACTGCAAGGTTTTAAGGTGATACTACAAGGTTTTAAGGTGGTCCTGTAAGGTTTTAAGGTGGTACTACAAGGTTTTACGGTGGTCCTGTAAGTGTTTATGGTAGTACTGCAAGGTTTTAAGGTGGTACTACAAGGTTTTAAGGTGGTACTACAAGGTTTTAAGGTGGTACTACAAGGTTTTAAGGTGGTCCTGTAAGGTTTTATGGTGGTACTCCAAGATTTTAAGGTGGTCCTGTAAGGTTTTAAGGTGGTACTACAAGGTTTTAAGGTGGTATTACAAGGTGTTAAGGTGGTCTGGAACAGCAGCTTTTGATGATGTCAGCCAGGCAGCTGGGGACAAAGATCTGGTCTCAGAAACTAACAGAAGGAAAATCCTGTCCCCATTTCCCGGTCTCATGGGGACATTTAGTGGAACATAAATCCACAGTGATGctcggtggtgatggttgtttgtcTGTAAACGGTTCTGTTTTCTCAGGTGGTGTTGGATGTTAGGGGACACTGAGCAGCTCAGATATCCCTATCTTCTCTCCTGGGAAAACCCGGAGAGTTTACGGCCCGTTGGGATGAATTCAAATGAGATGAAATTTGACGATAAGGGAGTAAATTAAAGGATGAACTGATTCCTCCTGCAGTCACGCTAAACCGGAGCAGAAACCCACCTCGGATAAAATCTGAACCTGGAAGTTTCAGGTAGTACGGAGGAACATTAGAAGCGTGTGAAACGTGTCGGGGAGGAGTCGGCCATTGGCTGAGTACCACACCAGATTTCTGTCCTCTGGTAACCTAGCAACAGACTGGCACTTGTAATAAAATACAGTTACAGGATAAACAGAACATTCCTGGTCCCATCAGAACCGCACAGCTTTCAGAGCGTACATGGAACTTTCCCCAGAAGTCTTCGGGGTCGCCAAGATGTCCTTTGTTAAATGTGAGAcaggtttgacctttgaccttagtgGTGGGGAGCAGCTGTTTCATGTCCCTCACCATGACACCTCCTCTAAagcccccctcccacacacacacacacacacacacagggctgcgtgacccccctcccccctctctgTCCCTGCAGGCTCACTTCGAGCTGGCCTTTGTGGTCCGGTATAAACCAGACGAGCAGCCGTTCCTGCGGCCGCACCACGACGCCTCCACCTTCACCATAAACATCGCTCTCAATCAGGTCGGCATCGATTACAAGGTGAGACACCTGGACCGGTCTGAGCTCCCAGCATGCATTTCAGCAGCTTCATTTAAcatattaattacttttgtacaagATTAGAAATAAGGAAAATCACCTAAATCTGACTCGTAAAAGTCCTTTCACATAGAATCTTGTTTTAgatcaaaatgaataaaaaggaGACGTTTTAAAATATTCTTTTTATTTTACGAAGCTGAAGAAAATCTGTCAGGATAAAATTACTTTGGTTGAATGAAACTTTATTTATTAAGCACCTCCCACAACGCTGTCGGTGCTGAACACCACCGTAAAAGACTCGATGAGGACAAAACGAATACGAGATCATAAAGCAGCAAAAAGATAAAAGCAATCATAAAAAACCGTACGGGTCGAGGAAAACCCAAACCCCGGGTCGTGAGCCCTCATGCTGCTGGGCTGCTCGGACCGGGGCGAAAACCCAAATCTCCAGCTGAGCTGACCGAAGAGACGGCGAGGGGGCGTGTCCAGAAAGTCTTTGTGGGGGTGGCCAGGTCACGGGTGACACATGCTTCTACTGAAGTTTACTGAtgctttatttgttgttgttgttgttttgggtGTTGACATGTGACTTTGTGATTCCAGGGCGGCGGATGCCGGTTCCTCCGGTACGACTGCTCCATCCAGGCTCCCCGGAAAGGCTGGGCGCTCATGCACCCGGGCCGGCTGACCCATTACCACGAAGGCCTGCCGACCACCGCCGGAACACGCTACATCGCCGTGTCCTTCGTGGATCCCTGAACTCACCACGTTAGTCCAGACCAAACGAGACGCGAGCCGTCCTGGCCGCGCTCGGATCCACAGCGGAGAACATCTCTGGTTACATCGGCTGAATTTAGGAATCTTGGGAACTTTAGAGAAACTTTGGAATCTCAGTGAAAAACTGGACTTGTCCGACAGTCGTGGCTGAACCAGGAATGACAAATACTGGAGTTGGGAATGACATCCCGTCTGATCCGATGGCATTCCCAGTAACAGATAACAACTTTGTTTTTCCCGCCTCTTTGAGTTCCCACCtgacacaaaaaaacaaacatctgccagattttcttttttctgtcctTCTACAGCCCGAGTGTCGGAATGTTGGTCCCACAGGGAAGTTGGGAAGTGTTTGCTCTTTTCTCCCAAAACACAGAAAACTCACGTAGGAAAATACTAAAACCAAATTCCATCCTTCTCCCGTTGGAATCCGGGTATTAGCCTGTGATGAGGTCGGACCCAATCAGAGCTCAGGAACGATGTCATTCCCAGATGGTTCTCCAACGTCTGATTTTAAAGTGTAATCTGTGAAGTGTGGTGCACCGAGCTACACGTCTGTTCAACAGGAAGTCTCGTTCCCGGCAGCCTTACCGGGAGGATTAGTCTGAAGCGGGAATCCCAGGAGATCGTTTTTAAGCGTGACTGAAAAATAAAATGTGTAGATTTCACTTTCAGCAACTAAAAGATGCCTTTTGTGTGGAAGACGGGCAGAAGTGAGACGCTCCGAagccagtttatttatttttgtatgttTGGTGAAATCCAGACTGTCTGGGATCTGATTTGAACTTAAATAAATCGGAGAACTCTTCTGGGTTAGATTTCCAAACTGAAGCGTCTTTATTTGACCTTAAAAAGATCTAGCATCTATTTTAAGTGTCTTCATTGATTCTAATTCCAACATTTGGTCCAGAACTATGCTGTTGGACTGAGTTTCGTCTCAGAAGGAAGTCAGTAAAAGTGTCTCATCAGAAGCTTGTTTTTACGcttgctgacatgtttcagcgTCTGCTGCCGCCTCTGTTGTCTAGGATGACGATCCACAAAACCGTTAAATGGGATAAAAACCACAGAACGAGCGTGACAGAGACGTGCCGTCGCTCCTTGTCGGTTTTAGACTAAACATGAATGGAAATTAAATTGTGAATTTTTATTTATCGTTATTTGAGAAACTAtagaaacaccaccaaaaccaaatGACAGCAGGAAACGCTCACGACTGTTTTTTAAACTTTGTTGGTCAAAATGAAAACAGTCTCGCTAACCTCTGATGCCTACCCTAACCCTGACACGGGTGTTTCTCTACCTGCTGCTAACTTATACTGATGCCCATCTGGCACAGCGCCTGCTAGTGGAGTCGTGCTTCTGGACGTCTACTTCTTACTGTTACATGATTATAAACATGTTGAAGTAGCGCTACGGTTCCTCAGGTAGTTTATATTCAGCAGTAACGAAAGACTGAGCTCCATTTGTTTCCTTTGAGGTCGTAGAGGTCGACTTCACAAGCGTAGTCCTGTAAGGGATGTGTTCATCCTGGTTCTTTTATGCTTCAGCTGCGGCTTCCCCTAGCAACACCAGTCTTAAAGGTCGCTACGGGGGTGTGGTTGACATGCAGATCACATGTCTGACGGTTAagcggtacattatgatgtcacaatgccgttgtgagcctgtgtatttgttagtggctctgccctctcggtctgcaaggcATTTTTCAAACTGGAAGTAGGCATGGAGTAGGGGCTCTTTAAATATAAACTCCAGGTCTATTCCTCTGAAAAGGACCAGGAATAAACTCTCACCGGGAATTCTAACTTAAAAATGACCCAAAACCACTCAGCTCAACTTTAATGCCCTAGGGGGGCATGAGGTTGCAATCAAGCCCTAAAGGTGGGCGAGTCGGACTGAAGCCTCCGTGGTGTTAACCACTGCATCATTAATCCCGTTTTTGGGAAGATGCTGCTTATACTGGGTATCTGCAGGCTTACGGGAGCCAAATTGAAgactttaagacctttttaaggccactttgaccaaatttaagctttttttttaattaaatttaagctataatttccagctattgcctggaaccggtgctaaccacgtcgcgaacgtgggattagccatccagctaCCATTAAACtttcacttccccatggcgcaagctaggttaaccagctaatgtgctcatctaaaaatagccccctttcacaagcaactgaatgtgtacggttccgcttacgccaaccagggtatatacagcaatccttaagtaaaatttacaactttttaatactttttttactaccttcagaatttttttaaaaccatcacaacactaaattgcaagtgttaatcagcgacctatttacacatattttaacatatataacatacaaaaaacatagacttagagactcactgatgttgacaacgtattgcgcatatttattttacttagaaaatatgccaggcacttcttttcagcggttcagacagttgaccacggggcctgaaatgatgcagaacgaccactgaatatgacgtcatcataatgtgaccggatatgctaaagtagggctgctcaattatggcaaaaacaataatcacgattattgtgactgaaattgagatctcgattatttaagacgatttttcaatttatgtagattttgttaatttatttttattcagtcataaaactgctcagggcacaatcagggcaaaaataaacaagaaacaagatgatcactaaaagaactcctgattcccagtataaaaagaccaatatacttatagctcatagtttatgacccaagggctgtagaccttggtttaactcatttaagtctaacccgtacagacccaaataccaatatcttgcaaatactgacagcaagaattatacagtggcatttataacaaataaatgcaaataaattaatgttcacaaaatgttgcataacatttattgagtcatgtcaaggtgctgtaggagagtgcactagcaccgtgtcctcagagagattagttattagttatcagcgtgaggaacttatttctaccttatttataaactatttatttacaagtccatcagttaatgtaataattgtcccaaccacagctgcaccccccaacccggtctcacagcaatcggggctagCTGCACGTGTTTTTAGAGCGCTGCACGCGCAcacttagccgtttttagtggctcaggagctcgcaggtacggtgtgtgtcactcactctggttactccatcagggagccggctccgagagccgtttctttagcgactgacacatcactacatcattccctttcctaatgtcctgaagaacggtccggagcgcaggcggagtgtttagctaacctgcagcaggaaatgtcgacgacagttatccagaaagtagctaagggttaccagagatgtttctgagatgttcgctaggtacttttaagatttaaaaagtcaagaagggggtctgaaaagctgttagaaatagcatcaaagtcgctaagttggcaacggagcgcttcatttgtaactcagggcagctcaagtgggaggagcaaataatcggcttgttttatttttataatcgttcaaaacatttcattcggaatatatttctatgtcgatgttcagaatacgacacctgatagtctgaaaaaaataatacctaacttggaaaaaataatacctctgagaccaaatttaacacttttaatggccttaaatttgactatttttatttatcactttttaatactttttaaaaccccgcggacaccctggccaacatcgtacacaaaaaatgctgaccaaccagaaattcatgaaaattgaaataaaaataatcttgtttattgggtctttggtcatttaaaacctttggaaactggatttaaggaataTTTGtcatttaaggatttttaaggccttaaatttggaaaagcacatttaaggacctgcagatactgTTATATGTGGATATTCACTCTTCCAGTTGTCCTGTTGGACCTGAAACAGGATCTCTACTGAATTCAACGGATTTTACTGTGAAAACTAAGCAAAATAagctaaaaatattttaaatgtcaACATTTGGATCCTaaattaaatcttttaaatcatttttgttctgctctcacacacacacacacacacactgccttaACTCCAGATGATCTGCGTGACACAGCTCGTCACCTCCGTAGACCAGCAGCTCTGCAGAATTCTGATGGAACGTTGTGGGAAAACAAACTAAATCCAAGTTTCCTCTGCTTCAAAAATCGGTTTAATACAAGTGGAGCTGAACCTGAACAATCCTCCAAAAGTtacagtaaaacaaaaacaagccGAGAAAACAGCAGAAATTATCAGTGAAACTTTCTTAAACCAGCACACCGTCCTGTTGGTCCGGGTGAACctggacagtgtgtgtgtgtgtgtgtgcgtgcgtgcgtgatgaGTAACCAAAAGCATCCGACCATCCATCCATGTTTATTAAAAAACAAACTTTTACACAATTTACACAAAGTTCAGAAGTAAGTTTTAAAAAAGCGATTTAAATCTTCAGAAAGTTTTCTTTCACGACTAGAaggcaataaaaacaaaaataaaaagggaATCAGATCAATATTTTCCTGCTGCTCACAAACGGAACCGGTCGGAGAAGTTGGGAGACTCCGGAACGGTGAGAGGAATTTCCGACTTCTTCAGCTGAACCGGTTTATAGTGTCTGATGGGCTGGGCCTTGTGGACCTGGAGAACAAACAGATGCTGAACCTCCGTGTTGTTTGGATGAATCCGTAAACAAACCTCTCTCCTCACCTGCTCCTGCCTCAGCCTGGCTATCTCCTCCCGCTgcttctgctcctcctcctgtcTCTGCTCCGCCTCCATGCGCGCCCTGAGCGCCTCCTTCTCAGCGATCAGGCGCTCATACTCCTGCCACTCCTGGGCACGCCGCTCCGTCGCCAGCGTGAACGGCTCCACCACTGTAGAGGAATCAATGTCTTCTCAGGAGCGGCCAGGAGGACGGCGGTGAAAACAGAAACAAGGTGAGTGACGCGTCGCTCGGCCGAGGAGCGCCGCAGCCTCTACGCTGCGGCGCTCCTCGGCCGAGCTGAGGTAAGCAGGAGCTCTCAGCCCGCAGGAACCACCTGGAGGGTTCTGCTAGTGGTTCTGGGACACAGCTGttcaaccctggtcctggaggtctTCTGCTCAGGTATGTTGGACCGAGGAACCCATCCAGGCCTGCAGGGACCGGGGTTGGACAGCCCTGGACCAGGAACCCATCTCAGATGGTTCTACTAAAAGTGCCTCCTGAGAACCCAAAAACAGCAACAGGCAGATTCTGTTTTGACCCGACTGGTTCTGGTTCCAGGTCTAAACCTGAAACCAGAAAACCCAGCCGGTTTGTTTCGGAACCAGAACTGCTCAACCTGAAATGGTACCGGGTCTGCTGGGTTTAGAACCATCTCATTTACCGATTCCTGGCTGGACGTCCTTCTTCGGCCTGAACGGTTCTTTATGGGTGACCGTGTTGGGCCGGGCCTTAAACATGGCCGCCTCCTCTTGTTGCTTCTGCTCGTCTTTGACCTGCAGGACAAAACGGTCCATCAGCACAAAGCATCAGAACCTGAACACCTGTCTGGACCGGATGAGGACTCAACGGTACCATCTGCTCCCAGCGGCTGTGCTTCACAGAACCTCGCTCGTCTAGGAGCAGCTTGAACGGCTCGGGCTTCGTCGGTTCCAGCGGCTTCTTCTCAGGCAGGACCACGGCCGTGAAGTCCGGCAGCAGCTGAGCCTTAAACTGTGGAACCTAACACGGGAGAACCAAGTGAGTCGCCTGGGTTCCGAGTCACGGTTCTGGTTCCGAGTCAACGACACTCCACCTGCTCGTTTCGAAGCTTCTCCAGCTTtttctccttcagggcctggcgtTCCTTCTCCCGCTGCTCAAAGGAGAACGGACACACTTCCACGTGGTGGTTCTCCGGGAGCCGCGGCTGAAACGGGATGCCATAGTGGGGCACCACCCGAGCTTTGACAGGAGATGGAGGTTTGACCTGAACAGAACCTGGACGTGttagcgacacacacacacacacacacttgagccGAGCCACGGGACAGATCAGCATCTCCTTACTTCCTCCACCTTCCGGTCCAAACGAACTCTTTTCTTCAGGGCGAACGCCGGAGATTCCGGAACAGTTGGGGGTGGGATACTCTTCAGCGGGATTCCCTGTTGACAGGAAAATATCTGATTTACTAAAAATAAACCTAGTCTTCCCAGAACCAGCAAGGCCCAGGTCCACTCACCACGACCTCCTCCAGAACCTTCTTAGGAAGCGGCTTGGCCCTGAAGGTGTAAGGTTCTTCCTCGTGTTGAGGGTTCTTGGTCATTTGCCTCTCCTGGAGCCGTTTTTCGATCTCCAGCTGGAAGCCTTCAGCGACAGTGGGCTCCTTCACCGCAGGCCTCCTCAGCTCCTCGGCACCTTCCAGAATCTTCCTGTTCAGCTCCAGAGGTTTGATCTTAACCCTGAGAGAGAAAAatgatgaaaatcacgaggcgctttgcaaaaacaaaaaatatagaaaagatttcaaaaagtgattaaaaataagtttaaaatgagaaaaaactgGAATATAACTTGTGATAAAACCATAATAAtgtaaggaaagagggaaatcagtggatcccgggaaaggcggagtaaggagagggaggtgatggagtcacaccaaaacctgaacaggtgagtttaaaggagaccactgagtccactgatctcaggctcagggggagagaggtccagagtctgggggccacagcagcagatgatctgtcacctttgacctttagcctggtgctgcacaaccagtaggctttgatcactggacctcagggacctgctgggggtgtagggactaagaagatcaccaatgtaagatggtgcttgtccatgtaaggccctatagaccagaaccaggatcttgaaatgaaccctgaagttggctggcagccagtgaagctggaggagaagcggggtgatgtgggtgtgtttggaggacttggtcagcatCCAGAAGCAACACGAGCATCACAAGCTGAGCAGACGCGGTTCTTACTTCTGGATCTTTTCCAGCTCCTCAGCCTCCAGCTCGGCGCTGCTCTTCACGTGAACCGGTCGGCTTCGCTCGCGGGTGATCAGGTGGGGGGAGTGAGGCTCCGTGAGCTTCAGGTGCTGGCTTTTCACCGAAGACGGTCCTGAAACAACAACCAACAACCCATCAGTGGGCCTGGTTCCTACTCCAAACCAACGAGGTGTTCCATTCAGCTCTAC
The sequence above is a segment of the Nothobranchius furzeri strain GRZ-AD chromosome 15, NfurGRZ-RIMD1, whole genome shotgun sequence genome. Coding sequences within it:
- the tpx2 gene encoding targeting protein for Xklp2 isoform X2 — protein: MMADNDAGEAAGTYEFDAPCHAVDFKELLEAETDESWFERRAEGADPHLVTPLRSSAMRVEKPKRGEKSGTHSLHTQKEMVSGQNASASPPSNMVTSWGEERQRVVRPKRSGIPGQPRRVSKRKGTSGSSEPPLKKQKEIPAAPKPRGGKPGSRSSERWSSKKSCKAPEATSAAPEPVTSEQLEMERIRSLQNEVAQQRRRNEASYKAALAGRPPPKKLVLASTVPQDFAFSTDARVKASSNPVQKEVDFVRQLRKPSSPAKARRGATIPKPFNFSGGHKKVQEREDYVPMAQQVELFQRRTPTRYHLRSSRSLERGPSSVKSQHLKLTEPHSPHLITRERSRPVHVKSSAELEAEELEKIQKVKIKPLELNRKILEGAEELRRPAVKEPTVAEGFQLEIEKRLQERQMTKNPQHEEEPYTFRAKPLPKKVLEEVVGIPLKSIPPPTVPESPAFALKKRVRLDRKVEEVKPPSPVKARVVPHYGIPFQPRLPENHHVEVCPFSFEQREKERQALKEKKLEKLRNEQVPQFKAQLLPDFTAVVLPEKKPLEPTKPEPFKLLLDERGSVKHSRWEQMVKDEQKQQEEAAMFKARPNTVTHKEPFRPKKDVQPGIVVEPFTLATERRAQEWQEYERLIAEKEALRARMEAEQRQEEEQKQREEIARLRQEQVHKAQPIRHYKPVQLKKSEIPLTVPESPNFSDRFRL
- the tpx2 gene encoding targeting protein for Xklp2 isoform X1, whose translation is MMADNDAGEAAGTYEFDAPCHAVDFKELLEAETDESWFERRAEGADPHLVTPLRSSAMRVEKPKRGEKSGTHSLHTQKEMVSGQNASASPPSNMVTSWGEERQRVVRPKRSGIPGQPRRVSKRKGTSGSSEPPLKKQKEIPAAPKPRGGKPGSRSSERWSSKKSCKAPEATSAAPEPVTSEQLEMERIRSLQNEVAQQRRRNEASYKAALAGRPPPKKLVLASTVPQDFAFSTDARVKASSNPVQKEVDFVRQLRKPSSPAKARRGATIPKPFNFSGGHKKVQEREDYVPMAQQVELFQRRTPTRYHLRSSRSLERGPSSVKSQHLKLTEPHSPHLITRERSRPVHVKSSAELEAEELEKIQKVKIKPLELNRKILEGAEELRRPAVKEPTVAEGFQLEIEKRLQERQMTKNPQHEEEPYTFRAKPLPKKVLEEVVGIPLKSIPPPTVPESPAFALKKRVRLDRKVEEVKPPSPVKARVVPHYGIPFQPRLPENHHVEVCPFSFEQREKERQALKEKKLEKLRNEQVPQFKAQLLPDFTAVVLPEKKPLEPTKPEPFKLLLDERGSVKHSRWEQMVKDEQKQQEEAAMFKARPNTVTHKEPFRPKKDVQPGIDIDSSTVVEPFTLATERRAQEWQEYERLIAEKEALRARMEAEQRQEEEQKQREEIARLRQEQVHKAQPIRHYKPVQLKKSEIPLTVPESPNFSDRFRL